One genomic segment of Mycolicibacterium psychrotolerans includes these proteins:
- a CDS encoding acylphosphatase, with protein sequence MLGESEVRLTAWVHGHVQGVGFRWWTRSRALELGLTGFAANKPDGRVQVVAQGTRDACQKLLDLLEGGVTPGHVDKVIADWSAAADALSGFTER encoded by the coding sequence ATGTTGGGCGAGAGTGAGGTCCGGCTCACCGCATGGGTGCACGGCCACGTGCAGGGGGTGGGTTTCCGCTGGTGGACGCGGTCGCGTGCGCTCGAACTCGGGCTGACGGGCTTCGCGGCGAACAAACCCGACGGCCGCGTCCAAGTGGTCGCGCAGGGTACCCGCGACGCCTGCCAAAAGCTGCTTGACCTGCTCGAAGGCGGAGTCACCCCGGGTCACGTCGACAAGGTCATCGCCGACTGGTCCGCCGCGGCCGACGCGCTCTCGGGCTTCACCGAGCGCTGA
- a CDS encoding OsmC family protein, translating into MTELWVERTGVRRYTGRSTRGAEVLIGSEDVEAVFTPGELMKIALAGCSGLSSDQPLRRRLGDDYRATIRVAGAADREQERYPLLEESLELDLSALSPEELTRLRTVVERAIDQVCTVGRTLKDGTEVTFEVKDVGRE; encoded by the coding sequence ATGACCGAACTCTGGGTGGAGCGCACAGGCGTGCGGCGCTACACGGGACGCAGCACGCGCGGCGCGGAAGTCCTCATCGGCTCCGAAGACGTCGAGGCCGTCTTCACCCCGGGCGAGCTGATGAAGATCGCCCTGGCCGGATGCAGTGGCCTGAGCAGCGATCAGCCGCTGCGCCGCCGCCTGGGCGACGACTACCGAGCGACGATCCGGGTCGCCGGGGCGGCCGACCGCGAGCAGGAGCGCTACCCGCTGCTCGAGGAGTCGCTCGAACTGGACCTGTCGGCTCTGTCGCCCGAGGAGCTCACCCGGTTGCGGACCGTGGTGGAGCGCGCCATCGACCAGGTGTGCACAGTGGGACGGACGTTGAAGGATGGTACTGAAGTGACGTTTGAGGTGAAAGATGTTGGGCGAGAGTGA
- the mutM gene encoding bifunctional DNA-formamidopyrimidine glycosylase/DNA-(apurinic or apyrimidinic site) lyase translates to MPELPEVEVVRRGLHQHVAGRTITAVRVHHPRAVRRHEAGPADLTARLLEMTITGTGRRGKYLWLELSDGSALVVHLGMSGQMLLGPVPNENHLRIAALLDDGTTLSFVDQRTFGGWMITDTVTIDGAEVPVPVAHIARDPLDPHFDRDGVVTVLRRKHSEIKRQLLDQTVVSGIGNIYADEALWRAKVNGARLASGLSKAKLAELLDAAAAVMTDALGQGGTSFDSLYVNVNGESGYFDRSLDAYGREGEPCRRCGAIMRREKFMNRSSFYCPRCQPRPRVR, encoded by the coding sequence ATGCCTGAGCTCCCCGAAGTCGAGGTGGTCCGGCGGGGACTGCACCAGCATGTCGCGGGCCGGACCATCACCGCGGTGCGCGTGCACCATCCGCGCGCGGTGCGCCGCCACGAAGCGGGCCCGGCGGATCTGACCGCCCGTCTGCTCGAGATGACGATCACCGGGACGGGTCGGCGGGGAAAGTACTTGTGGCTCGAGCTGTCCGACGGGTCGGCCCTGGTGGTGCACCTCGGTATGAGCGGGCAGATGCTGCTGGGCCCGGTGCCGAACGAGAACCATCTGCGCATCGCCGCGCTGCTCGACGACGGGACCACGCTGAGCTTCGTCGACCAGCGCACGTTCGGCGGGTGGATGATCACCGACACGGTCACGATCGACGGCGCCGAGGTGCCGGTGCCCGTCGCGCACATCGCCAGGGACCCGCTGGACCCGCACTTCGATCGTGACGGTGTGGTGACGGTGTTGCGGCGCAAGCACTCCGAGATCAAGCGCCAGCTGCTGGATCAGACGGTGGTGTCCGGCATCGGCAACATCTACGCCGACGAGGCGCTGTGGCGGGCCAAGGTCAACGGGGCCCGGTTGGCCTCGGGGCTGTCCAAGGCCAAGCTGGCTGAGCTGCTCGACGCCGCCGCCGCGGTGATGACCGATGCGCTCGGGCAGGGCGGCACGTCGTTCGACTCGCTCTATGTGAACGTCAACGGCGAGTCCGGGTACTTCGACCGGTCGCTGGACGCCTACGGTCGCGAGGGCGAACCGTGCCGGCGCTGCGGGGCGATCATGCGGCGGGAGAAGTTCATGAACCGCTCGTCGTTCTACTGCCCGCGCTGCCAACCCCGCCCCCGCGTCCGGTGA
- the rnc gene encoding ribonuclease III — protein sequence MTGDRQPLLEALGVELPAELLTIALTHRSYSYENGGLPTNERLEFLGDSVLGLTITEELYHRHPERSEGDLAKLRASIVNTQALADVGRRLSDKGLGSYLLLGKGEENSGGADKSSILADGVESLLGAIYLAHGAAVAREVILRLFGELLDTAPTLGAGLDWKSSLQELTASRGLGAPAYTVTSTGPDHDKEFTASVVIAEREYGTGVGKTKKEAELKAAAAAWNTLTDD from the coding sequence GTGACGGGCGATCGCCAGCCCCTCCTCGAGGCGCTCGGCGTCGAGCTGCCCGCAGAACTGCTCACGATCGCGCTCACGCACCGCAGCTACTCCTACGAGAACGGCGGGCTGCCCACCAACGAACGCCTCGAGTTCCTCGGGGACTCGGTGCTCGGGCTGACGATCACCGAGGAGCTCTACCACCGTCATCCGGAGCGCTCCGAGGGCGATCTGGCCAAGCTGCGGGCGAGCATCGTCAACACCCAGGCGCTGGCCGATGTCGGGCGCCGGCTCTCGGACAAGGGGCTGGGCAGCTATCTGCTGCTGGGCAAGGGCGAGGAGAACTCCGGCGGCGCCGACAAATCCAGCATTCTCGCCGATGGTGTCGAATCCCTGCTCGGCGCCATCTATCTCGCGCACGGAGCCGCGGTCGCCCGGGAGGTGATCCTCCGGTTGTTCGGCGAATTGCTGGACACCGCACCGACTCTCGGAGCGGGCTTGGACTGGAAGAGCAGTCTGCAGGAGTTGACGGCCTCGCGCGGGCTCGGTGCGCCGGCCTACACCGTCACCTCCACCGGGCCGGACCACGACAAGGAGTTCACCGCCTCGGTGGTGATCGCCGAGCGCGAATACGGCACCGGTGTCGGCAAGACGAAGAAGGAAGCCGAACTCAAGGCCGCTGCGGCTGCGTGGAACACCCTGACCGATGACTGA
- a CDS encoding YceD family protein has protein sequence MATRVNAAARRGSRSPLVIDISRLGRRPGSMITVDDTVPSPARIGLDLIAVPQGAPMHLDLRLESVSEGVLVTGSVSAPTEGECARCLRPVSGDVEIDLTELFAYPDSTTEATTDEDEVPRVGRDGGTDAVDLEQPVIDAIGLALPFSPVCTPDCAGLCPECGVRMDDAEPGHHHEQIDPRWAKLAQLREQPGDES, from the coding sequence ATGGCGACGCGCGTTAACGCCGCGGCGCGCCGGGGGTCACGGTCGCCGCTGGTCATCGACATCTCCCGGCTCGGCAGGCGGCCCGGCTCGATGATCACCGTCGACGACACCGTGCCCAGCCCGGCGCGGATCGGCCTGGATTTGATCGCCGTGCCGCAGGGCGCGCCCATGCACCTCGATCTCCGGCTGGAATCGGTCTCGGAAGGCGTCCTCGTCACGGGCAGCGTGTCGGCGCCCACCGAAGGTGAGTGCGCGCGGTGCCTGCGGCCGGTGTCCGGCGACGTGGAGATCGACCTGACCGAGCTGTTCGCCTACCCCGACAGCACGACCGAGGCGACGACCGACGAGGACGAGGTGCCCCGGGTCGGCCGCGACGGCGGCACCGACGCCGTCGACCTCGAGCAGCCGGTCATCGACGCCATCGGGCTGGCGCTGCCGTTCTCGCCGGTGTGCACCCCCGACTGCGCCGGACTGTGTCCCGAGTGCGGCGTGCGGATGGATGACGCCGAGCCCGGACACCACCATGAGCAGATCGATCCCCGATGGGCCAAGCTCGCGCAGCTTCGCGAGCAGCCCGGAGACGAGTCGTGA
- the sepIVA gene encoding cell division protein SepIVA — MYRVFEALDELGAIVEEARGVPMTAGCVVPRGDVLELIDDIKDAIPGELDDAQDVLDARDTLLREAKDHAESTVSTANAEADSMVNHARAEADRLLADAKAQADRMVAEARQHSERMVGEAREEAARISATAKREYEASTGRAKSEADRLLESGNLAYEKAVQEGIKEQQRLVSQTEIVATATAEATRMIDSAHAEADRLRGECDIYVDSKLAEFEDFLNGTIRSVGRGRHQLRTAAGTHDYAAR; from the coding sequence GTGTACCGAGTTTTTGAAGCGCTCGACGAACTGGGCGCGATCGTCGAAGAAGCCCGCGGCGTGCCGATGACGGCCGGATGCGTGGTTCCCCGCGGCGATGTCCTGGAGCTGATCGACGACATCAAGGATGCGATCCCCGGCGAGCTCGACGACGCCCAGGACGTGCTCGACGCCCGGGACACGCTGCTCCGCGAGGCCAAGGACCACGCCGAATCCACCGTGTCGACGGCCAATGCAGAAGCCGACTCGATGGTCAACCACGCCCGCGCCGAGGCTGACCGGCTGCTCGCCGACGCGAAGGCACAGGCCGACCGCATGGTCGCCGAGGCCCGCCAGCACAGCGAGCGCATGGTCGGCGAGGCCCGGGAAGAGGCGGCCCGCATCTCCGCGACCGCCAAGCGGGAGTACGAAGCCAGCACCGGACGGGCCAAGTCCGAGGCCGACCGGTTGCTCGAGAGCGGCAACCTCGCCTACGAGAAGGCCGTTCAGGAAGGCATCAAGGAGCAGCAGCGGCTGGTGTCGCAGACCGAGATCGTCGCGACCGCCACCGCCGAGGCCACCCGGATGATCGACTCCGCCCACGCTGAGGCCGACCGGCTCCGCGGCGAGTGCGACATCTACGTCGACAGCAAACTCGCCGAATTCGAGGACTTCCTCAACGGCACCATCCGCTCCGTCGGCCGCGGCCGTCACCAGCTGCGGACCGCCGCCGGCACCCACGACTACGCGGCCCGCTAG
- a CDS encoding hemerythrin domain-containing protein, with amino-acid sequence MVETFVQSTDDVVAFLRDQHNLIKDLFEEVLGASGTKAREEAFIELRQLLAVHETAEEMVVHPRARNDGAAGDEVVDARLREEHEAKEQLSKLESMDVGSDEFITELTAFREAVLEHAEREETEEFTKLKRDLDENELKSLAAAVRAAEAIAPTRPHPGVESAKLNFAVGPFASMLDRARDAISAALR; translated from the coding sequence GTGGTTGAGACATTCGTGCAATCGACCGACGACGTCGTCGCGTTCCTGCGTGACCAGCACAATCTGATCAAGGACCTGTTCGAGGAGGTGCTCGGAGCCTCCGGGACGAAAGCCCGCGAGGAGGCGTTCATCGAGCTCCGCCAGCTCCTCGCGGTGCACGAGACGGCCGAGGAGATGGTCGTGCACCCCCGGGCCCGCAACGACGGTGCGGCCGGCGACGAGGTCGTCGACGCCCGCCTGCGCGAGGAGCACGAGGCCAAGGAGCAACTGAGCAAGCTGGAGTCGATGGACGTCGGCTCCGACGAGTTCATCACCGAACTGACCGCGTTCCGTGAGGCGGTGCTCGAGCACGCCGAGCGCGAGGAGACCGAGGAGTTCACCAAACTCAAGCGCGATCTCGACGAGAACGAGCTCAAAAGCCTCGCCGCGGCGGTGCGGGCCGCCGAGGCGATCGCCCCCACGCGCCCGCATCCCGGGGTCGAGTCGGCCAAATTGAACTTCGCCGTGGGTCCGTTCGCCTCCATGCTGGACCGCGCCCGCGACGCCATCAGCGCCGCGCTGCGCTGA
- the coaD gene encoding pantetheine-phosphate adenylyltransferase, with product MSGAVCPGSFDPVTLGHIDIFERAAAQFDEVVVAILVNPAKKGMFDLDERIEMIVESTGHLPNLRVESGQGLVVDFVKNRGLTAIVKGLRTGTDFEYELQMAQMNKHIAGVDTFFVATTPQYSFVSSSLAKEVATLGGDVSELLPAAVNARLQAKLRG from the coding sequence ATGAGCGGAGCGGTGTGCCCGGGATCCTTCGATCCGGTGACGCTGGGGCACATCGACATCTTCGAGCGCGCTGCCGCCCAGTTCGACGAGGTCGTGGTCGCGATTCTGGTCAACCCGGCCAAGAAGGGCATGTTCGACCTCGACGAGCGCATCGAGATGATCGTGGAGTCCACCGGCCATCTGCCGAATCTGCGGGTGGAGTCCGGTCAGGGCCTGGTCGTGGACTTCGTCAAGAATCGCGGCCTCACCGCCATCGTCAAGGGTCTGCGCACAGGCACCGATTTCGAGTACGAGCTGCAGATGGCGCAGATGAACAAGCACATCGCCGGTGTCGACACGTTCTTCGTCGCCACCACGCCGCAGTACTCGTTCGTGTCGTCGTCGCTGGCCAAGGAGGTCGCCACACTGGGCGGCGACGTGTCCGAGCTGCTGCCCGCCGCCGTCAACGCCCGGTTGCAAGCCAAGCTGCGCGGTTGA
- the rsmD gene encoding 16S rRNA (guanine(966)-N(2))-methyltransferase RsmD, translating to MSRIIAGEFGGRRIAVPQHGTRPTTDRVRESLFNLLAVRIDFTGIDVVDLYAGSGALGLEALSRGARSALFVESDARAAAVIERNIASLGARGATVRRAPVAAVVAGAAGAPADLVLADPPYAVTTGEVTGLVAALADHGWVADGSVVVVERPTSVPQIDWPDGWIAWKARRYGDTRVELAQRA from the coding sequence CTGAGCCGCATCATCGCCGGCGAGTTCGGGGGGCGCCGCATCGCGGTGCCCCAGCACGGCACCCGCCCCACCACCGACCGGGTGCGGGAGTCGTTGTTCAACCTGCTGGCGGTGCGCATCGACTTCACCGGCATCGACGTCGTCGACCTCTATGCCGGATCGGGAGCACTCGGGCTGGAGGCGCTGTCGCGCGGGGCCCGCTCGGCGCTGTTCGTCGAATCCGATGCGCGAGCCGCCGCGGTGATCGAACGCAACATCGCCTCGCTGGGTGCGCGGGGGGCGACCGTGCGCCGCGCACCGGTGGCCGCCGTCGTCGCCGGAGCGGCCGGCGCACCGGCGGACCTGGTGCTCGCCGACCCGCCGTACGCGGTCACCACCGGGGAGGTGACTGGCCTCGTCGCCGCGCTGGCCGACCACGGTTGGGTGGCCGACGGGTCGGTCGTCGTCGTCGAGCGGCCCACGTCGGTCCCGCAGATCGACTGGCCCGACGGGTGGATCGCGTGGAAGGCCCGCCGCTATGGCGACACACGTGTCGAGCTCGCCCAGCGCGCCTGA
- a CDS encoding pyruvate carboxylase produces MAGQITKVLVANRGEIAIRAFRAAYEMGIATVAVYPYEDRNSLHRLKADESYQIGDMGHPVRAYLSVDEIMRVALEAGADAVYPGYGFLSENPELAAACAANGITFVGPSADVLELTGNKARAIEAARAAGLPVLTSSAPSSSVDELVAAARDLEFPLFVKAVSGGGGRGMRRVTDPAALPEAIEAASREAESAFGDPTVYLEQAVLNPRHIEVQILADTDGHVMHLFERDCSVQRRHQKVIELAPAPNMPPELRQRICDDAVAYAREIGYSCAGTVEFLLDERGHHVFIECNPRIQVEHTVTEEITDVDLVASQLRIASGETLADLGLSQDMLTAPRGFALQCRITTEDPANGFRPDSGRITAYRSPGGAGIRLDGGAHLGAEIGAHFDSMLVKLTCRGRDFDTAVARAHRALAEFRVRGVSTNIPFLQAVIDDPDFRAGRVNTSFIDDRPYLLTARSPADRGTKILNYLADVTVNQPHGPRTSTVYPHDKLPQIDLDTMPPRGSKHLLTEVGPEAFARWMRESKSVGVTDTTFRDAHQSLLATRIRTSGLLMVAPYIARLTPQLLSIECWGGATYDVALRFLKEDPWERLAALREAVPNICLQMLLRGRNTVGYTPYPESVTHAFVQEATATGIDIYRIFDALNNVDSMRPAIDAVRETGTAVAEVAMSYTGDLSDPGENLYTLDYYLKLAEQIVDAGAHVLAIKDMAGLLRPQAAATLVGALRSRFDLPVHVHTHDTPGGQLATYLAAWQAGANAVDGASAPLAGTTSQPALSSIVAATAHTEYDSGLSLSAVCDLEPYWEALRKVYSPFDVAKSGPTTPSGRVYTHEIPGGQLSNLRQQAIALGLGDRFEAIEAAYAGADRILGRLVKVTPSSKVVGDLALALVGAGITADEFAAEPDKFDIPDSVIGFLRGELGDPPGGWPEPLRTKALAGRAPAKPSTPLSEEDEQALTQAGPARQATLNRLLFPGPTKEYEAHREVYGDTSSLSANQFFYGLRHGDEHRVTLERGVELLIGMEAISDPDERGMRTVMCIINGQLRPVVVRDRSVASDVPAAEKADRTNADHVAAPFAGVVTVNVAEGDTVEAGQTIATIEAMKMEAAITAPKAGAVTRVAVSATAQVEGGDLLVVVT; encoded by the coding sequence GTGGCCGGTCAGATTACAAAAGTCCTCGTTGCCAACCGCGGTGAGATCGCCATCCGTGCGTTCCGCGCCGCGTACGAAATGGGCATCGCGACCGTTGCGGTGTACCCGTACGAGGACCGCAATTCACTGCACCGGTTGAAGGCCGACGAGTCCTATCAGATCGGCGACATGGGCCATCCCGTCCGCGCCTACCTGTCGGTCGACGAGATCATGAGGGTGGCCCTCGAGGCCGGCGCCGACGCGGTCTACCCCGGCTACGGGTTCCTCTCGGAGAATCCCGAACTCGCCGCGGCCTGCGCCGCGAACGGCATCACGTTCGTCGGGCCCAGCGCCGACGTCCTCGAGCTGACGGGCAACAAGGCGCGCGCGATCGAGGCCGCCCGCGCAGCCGGCCTGCCGGTGCTGACCTCGTCGGCGCCGTCGTCGTCGGTCGACGAGCTGGTCGCCGCCGCGCGCGACCTGGAGTTTCCGCTGTTCGTCAAGGCCGTCTCCGGGGGCGGCGGCCGCGGCATGCGCCGGGTCACCGATCCCGCCGCGTTGCCCGAGGCGATCGAGGCCGCCAGCCGGGAAGCGGAGTCGGCGTTCGGCGATCCGACCGTGTACCTCGAGCAGGCGGTTCTCAACCCCCGCCATATCGAGGTGCAGATCCTCGCGGACACCGACGGCCACGTCATGCACCTGTTCGAGCGGGACTGCAGCGTTCAGCGTCGTCACCAGAAGGTGATCGAGCTGGCGCCCGCGCCGAACATGCCCCCGGAGCTCCGGCAACGCATCTGTGACGACGCGGTCGCCTACGCGCGCGAGATCGGCTACTCCTGCGCCGGGACCGTCGAATTCCTGCTCGACGAGCGCGGCCATCACGTGTTCATCGAATGCAACCCGCGTATCCAGGTCGAGCACACGGTCACCGAGGAGATCACCGATGTGGACCTGGTGGCCAGCCAGCTGCGCATCGCGTCGGGCGAGACGCTGGCCGATCTGGGACTGAGCCAGGACATGCTGACCGCGCCAAGGGGTTTCGCGCTGCAGTGCCGGATCACCACCGAGGATCCGGCCAACGGTTTCCGGCCCGACTCGGGCAGGATCACCGCCTACCGGTCGCCGGGCGGGGCGGGCATCCGCCTCGACGGCGGCGCGCACCTGGGCGCCGAGATCGGTGCCCACTTCGACTCCATGCTGGTCAAACTGACCTGTCGCGGAAGGGATTTCGACACCGCGGTGGCCCGGGCGCACCGGGCGCTGGCCGAGTTCCGGGTCCGCGGGGTGTCGACCAACATCCCGTTCCTGCAGGCGGTGATCGACGATCCGGATTTCCGTGCGGGGCGGGTCAACACCTCGTTCATCGACGACCGGCCCTACCTGCTGACCGCGCGATCGCCCGCCGACCGCGGCACCAAGATCCTGAACTACCTCGCCGACGTGACGGTCAACCAGCCGCACGGGCCCAGAACCTCGACGGTGTACCCGCACGACAAGCTGCCGCAGATCGATCTCGACACGATGCCGCCGCGCGGCAGCAAGCACCTGCTCACCGAGGTCGGACCCGAGGCGTTCGCCCGGTGGATGCGCGAATCGAAGTCGGTGGGCGTCACCGACACCACGTTCCGCGATGCCCATCAGTCGCTGCTGGCCACCCGCATCCGCACCTCGGGGCTGCTGATGGTGGCGCCCTACATCGCCCGGCTGACCCCGCAGTTGCTCTCGATCGAATGCTGGGGTGGCGCCACTTACGATGTGGCACTGCGCTTTCTGAAGGAAGATCCGTGGGAGCGGCTGGCCGCGCTGCGCGAGGCGGTGCCCAACATCTGCCTGCAGATGCTGCTGCGCGGGCGCAACACGGTGGGGTACACGCCCTACCCGGAGTCGGTGACGCACGCCTTCGTGCAGGAGGCCACGGCGACCGGCATCGACATCTACCGGATCTTCGACGCGCTCAACAACGTCGACTCGATGCGGCCCGCGATCGACGCGGTGCGCGAAACCGGAACGGCCGTCGCCGAAGTCGCGATGAGCTACACCGGGGACCTGTCGGATCCGGGGGAGAACCTCTACACGCTCGACTACTACCTCAAGCTGGCCGAGCAGATCGTCGACGCCGGTGCGCACGTGCTCGCGATCAAGGACATGGCCGGCCTGCTGCGCCCGCAGGCCGCGGCGACACTGGTCGGTGCGCTGCGCAGCAGATTCGACCTGCCGGTGCACGTGCACACCCATGACACCCCGGGCGGGCAGCTGGCCACCTATCTGGCCGCCTGGCAGGCCGGGGCCAATGCGGTCGACGGGGCGTCGGCGCCCCTGGCGGGCACCACCAGCCAGCCGGCGTTGAGCTCCATCGTCGCGGCCACCGCCCACACCGAGTACGACAGCGGCCTGTCGCTGTCGGCGGTGTGCGATCTGGAGCCCTACTGGGAGGCGCTGCGAAAGGTCTACTCGCCCTTCGACGTCGCCAAGTCCGGCCCCACCACGCCAAGCGGGCGCGTGTACACCCACGAGATCCCCGGGGGCCAGTTGTCGAACCTGCGCCAGCAGGCCATCGCGCTGGGGCTCGGGGACCGCTTCGAGGCGATCGAGGCCGCCTACGCGGGCGCCGACCGGATCCTGGGCCGGCTGGTCAAGGTGACCCCGTCGTCGAAGGTGGTCGGCGATCTGGCCCTGGCCCTGGTCGGTGCCGGCATCACCGCCGACGAGTTCGCCGCCGAGCCGGACAAATTCGACATCCCCGACTCGGTGATCGGGTTCCTGCGTGGTGAGCTCGGCGATCCGCCGGGCGGCTGGCCGGAACCGCTGCGCACCAAGGCGCTGGCCGGGCGCGCCCCGGCCAAGCCGTCGACCCCGTTGAGCGAGGAGGACGAGCAGGCCCTCACGCAGGCCGGGCCCGCCCGGCAGGCGACGTTGAACCGGCTGCTGTTCCCGGGCCCGACGAAGGAGTACGAGGCACACCGTGAGGTGTACGGCGACACCTCCAGTCTGTCGGCCAACCAGTTCTTCTACGGCCTGCGTCACGGCGACGAGCACCGCGTCACGCTCGAGCGGGGGGTGGAGTTGCTGATCGGGATGGAGGCCATTTCCGATCCCGACGAGCGGGGTATGCGCACGGTCATGTGCATCATCAACGGCCAGCTGCGCCCGGTCGTGGTCCGTGACCGCAGCGTCGCCAGCGATGTGCCCGCCGCCGAGAAGGCCGACCGCACCAACGCCGACCACGTCGCGGCGCCGTTCGCCGGCGTGGTCACGGTCAACGTCGCCGAGGGCGACACCGTCGAGGCCGGCCAGACGATCGCGACGATCGAGGCGATGAAGATGGAAGCCGCCATCACCGCGCCCAAGGCGGGCGCGGTGACCCGGGTGGCGGTGTCGGCCACGGCACAGGTCGAGGGCGGGGACCTGCTGGTGGTCGTCACCTGA
- a CDS encoding vitamin K epoxide reductase family protein — MTVTATGPVEQTDPSAGEPGGVAVPRRSAWWVLIAGVVGLTAAMTLTIEKIEILINPDYVPSCSINPVLSCGSVMITPQASVFGFPNPLIGIVSFAVVVVTGVLAVAKVALPRWYWAGLAVGSLLGAVFVHWLIFQSLYRIGALCPYCMVVWSVTVPLLVVATSIALQPQRSGNAVVRAVYTWRWSLVALWFTAVILLILERFWNYWSTLI, encoded by the coding sequence ATGACCGTCACCGCGACCGGACCCGTCGAGCAGACCGATCCGTCGGCCGGCGAGCCGGGCGGTGTCGCGGTACCACGTCGTAGCGCGTGGTGGGTTCTCATCGCAGGGGTCGTCGGTCTCACCGCGGCGATGACGCTGACGATCGAGAAGATCGAGATCCTGATCAACCCCGACTACGTGCCCAGCTGCAGCATCAACCCGGTGCTGTCCTGCGGCTCGGTGATGATCACCCCGCAGGCCTCGGTGTTCGGCTTCCCGAACCCGCTGATCGGCATCGTGTCCTTCGCCGTGGTCGTGGTGACCGGCGTGCTGGCCGTTGCGAAGGTCGCGCTGCCCCGCTGGTACTGGGCGGGGCTGGCGGTCGGATCGCTACTGGGCGCTGTGTTCGTGCACTGGCTGATCTTCCAGAGCCTGTACCGCATCGGGGCGCTCTGCCCGTACTGCATGGTGGTGTGGAGCGTGACGGTCCCGCTGCTGGTGGTCGCCACCTCGATCGCGCTGCAGCCGCAGCGCAGCGGCAACGCCGTGGTGCGCGCGGTGTACACGTGGCGCTGGTCTCTGGTGGCGCTGTGGTTCACCGCGGTCATCCTGTTGATCCTGGAACGGTTCTGGAACTACTGGTCGACACTGATCTGA
- a CDS encoding DsbA family protein → MATKPKKNARYDLKAADRKRNLLVQIGLTSVVVIFAVVLVLYIVMSADDQPTAGETKSIRVASSSVIKKEGTDEPKAVVSMYEDFLCPHCGAFEQQFGPTINKLVDAGVIAADYYMVSILDRPQNQNYPSRAGGAAYCVAEESNDAFRRFHAALYAQQPSETGASYPDNARLVEVARQAGAAGTVPECIEKGRFVDMVNGLAGATGIKATPTIRINGEDYQYSTPEELVGKIRTIVGDVPGLEAAPPAPAPVPAS, encoded by the coding sequence GTGGCCACCAAACCCAAGAAGAACGCGCGGTACGACCTGAAGGCAGCCGACCGCAAGCGCAACCTGCTCGTGCAGATCGGTCTGACCTCGGTCGTGGTGATCTTCGCGGTCGTCTTGGTGCTCTACATCGTGATGTCGGCCGATGACCAGCCCACCGCGGGCGAGACCAAGTCCATCCGCGTCGCGTCGTCGAGTGTGATCAAGAAGGAAGGCACCGACGAGCCCAAGGCCGTCGTGTCGATGTACGAGGACTTCCTGTGCCCGCACTGCGGTGCCTTCGAGCAGCAGTTCGGGCCCACGATCAACAAGCTCGTCGACGCCGGCGTCATCGCCGCCGACTACTACATGGTCAGCATCCTGGACCGTCCGCAGAACCAGAACTATCCGTCGCGCGCCGGTGGCGCGGCGTACTGCGTGGCCGAGGAGTCCAACGACGCGTTCCGCAGATTCCACGCCGCGCTCTACGCCCAGCAGCCCAGCGAGACCGGGGCCAGCTATCCGGACAACGCCCGGCTGGTCGAGGTGGCCCGGCAGGCCGGCGCCGCCGGAACCGTGCCCGAGTGCATCGAGAAGGGCCGCTTCGTCGACATGGTGAACGGGCTCGCCGGCGCCACCGGCATCAAGGCGACGCCGACCATCCGGATCAACGGCGAGGATTACCAATACAGCACCCCTGAGGAACTCGTCGGCAAGATCCGCACGATCGTGGGTGACGTGCCGGGCCTCGAGGCCGCCCCGCCCGCCCCCGCGCCGGTGCCCGCGTCATGA